One stretch of Cellulomonas wangsupingiae DNA includes these proteins:
- a CDS encoding histidinol-phosphate transaminase: MTAAPDLSPGTLPLRPELVGIEPYGAPQLDVPVLLNVNENPYPPSEQVVADVAAAVADATRGLNRYPDRDFAALRADLAAYLEVESGVHRAPEQMWAANGSNEIMLHVMQAFGGPGRTALSFAPTYSMYPEYARGTSTAWVTGRRAEDFTLDPEHARATIAQHAPSVVLLASPNNPTGTALPADTVRAVLDAAARVPGGCVVVVDEAYGEFRRTGTPSALELLDAAPHLAVSRTMSKAFGLAGARVGYLSASRELVDALRVVRLPYHLSAVTQAVARAALRHAPELMAQVGSLRAERDALVVWLREHGFEAADSDANFVLFGRFDDRETVWQGLLDRGVLVRVTGPEGWLRVSVGTPGETAAFKDALVEVAGR; encoded by the coding sequence GTGACCGCCGCCCCCGACCTGTCGCCCGGCACGCTGCCGCTGCGCCCCGAGCTCGTCGGCATCGAGCCCTACGGTGCCCCGCAGCTGGACGTCCCGGTGCTGCTCAACGTCAACGAGAACCCGTACCCGCCGTCCGAGCAGGTCGTCGCCGACGTGGCGGCGGCCGTCGCCGACGCCACGCGAGGGCTCAACCGGTACCCGGACCGCGACTTCGCCGCCCTGCGTGCCGACCTCGCCGCGTACCTCGAGGTCGAGTCCGGCGTGCACCGCGCGCCCGAGCAGATGTGGGCCGCGAACGGCTCGAACGAGATCATGCTGCACGTGATGCAGGCGTTCGGCGGCCCCGGCCGCACGGCGCTGTCGTTCGCGCCCACCTACTCGATGTACCCCGAGTACGCGCGCGGCACGTCGACCGCGTGGGTCACCGGCCGTCGTGCCGAGGACTTCACGCTGGACCCCGAGCACGCGCGCGCGACGATCGCGCAGCACGCGCCCAGCGTCGTCCTGCTGGCCAGCCCCAACAACCCGACCGGCACCGCCCTGCCCGCGGACACCGTGCGGGCGGTCCTCGACGCCGCCGCGCGCGTGCCCGGCGGGTGCGTCGTGGTGGTCGACGAGGCGTACGGCGAGTTCCGCCGCACGGGGACGCCGTCGGCGCTCGAGCTCCTCGACGCCGCTCCCCACCTGGCCGTGAGCCGCACCATGTCCAAGGCCTTCGGCCTGGCCGGCGCCCGCGTCGGGTACCTGTCGGCCTCGCGCGAGCTCGTGGACGCGCTGCGCGTGGTGCGGCTGCCGTACCACCTGTCGGCCGTGACCCAGGCCGTCGCCCGCGCCGCGCTGCGCCACGCCCCGGAGCTGATGGCGCAGGTCGGGTCGCTGCGCGCCGAGCGCGACGCGCTCGTCGTGTGGCTGCGCGAGCACGGCTTCGAGGCCGCCGACTCGGACGCGAACTTCGTGCTGTTCGGCAGGTTCGACGACCGCGAGACGGTCTGGCAGGGTCTGCTCGACCGCGGTGTGCTCGTGCGTGTCACGGGCCCCGAGGGATGGCTCCGGGTGTCGGTCGGCACCCCGGGGGAGACGGCGGCGTTCAAGGACGCCCTGGTGGAGGTGGCGGGACGATGA
- the hisB gene encoding imidazoleglycerol-phosphate dehydratase HisB, with translation MTEARRRTARIERSTSESSVLVELDLDGTGRTQIDTGVPFYDHMLTALGKHSLIDLTVQAKGDTHIDAHHTVEDTAIVLGQALREALGDKRGISRYGDATVPLDEALAQAVVDVSGRPYLVHTGEPAGQEYHLIGGHFTGSLTSHVLESIAHHAAFTVHVRVLAGRDPHHIVEAQFKALARALRAAVALDPRVDGIPSTKGAL, from the coding sequence ATGACTGAGGCACGCCGACGCACGGCGCGCATCGAGCGCAGCACGAGCGAGTCCAGCGTGCTGGTCGAGCTCGACCTCGACGGCACCGGACGCACGCAGATCGACACGGGCGTGCCGTTCTACGACCACATGCTCACGGCCCTCGGCAAGCACTCGCTGATCGACCTCACGGTGCAGGCGAAGGGCGACACCCACATCGACGCGCACCACACGGTCGAGGACACCGCGATCGTGCTGGGCCAGGCGCTGCGCGAGGCGCTGGGCGACAAGCGCGGGATCTCCCGCTACGGCGACGCGACGGTGCCGCTCGACGAGGCGCTCGCCCAGGCGGTGGTCGACGTCTCGGGTCGCCCGTACCTCGTGCACACCGGCGAGCCGGCCGGGCAGGAGTACCACCTCATCGGCGGCCACTTCACGGGGTCGCTGACCTCGCACGTGCTGGAGTCGATCGCGCACCACGCCGCGTTCACCGTGCACGTCCGCGTGCTCGCGGGGCGCGACCCGCACCACATCGTGGAGGCGCAGTTCAAGGCGCTCGCCCGCGCGCTGCGCGCGGCGGTCGCTCTCGACCCGCGCGTCGACGGCATCCCCTCGACGAAGGGCGCGCTGTGA